In Nymphaea colorata isolate Beijing-Zhang1983 chromosome 10, ASM883128v2, whole genome shotgun sequence, the genomic stretch GGGCACTTGAGTATGAAGAAACGTCAAATGGGAAATGGTACATGACAAGTTGTGGTTGACATGTCAAGAGAGAGTATTCTAGTGAACGAAGCATTAGGGTTGCATTATGCTGAGGTGAGTAGAGTTTGGGATACTCTTTGTCTTTGGTTATTATCTCAGCAGCCATAACTAATTTGCAAGCATTAATTTTTAGCAAACTTCCTAACCAGTTGTGTTGGGATTCAAAAGAAGTCAAATCGTTGAGTATGAGAAAATTAGAAGGCTTGTAGGagtaaagaaatgaaagaaaagtggaGATTGAAAGCGTAAAACAACCGGGCATCATCAGAGGCTTCCTAGTTTGTTTATAAAAACATACTGCCCACATTCGGTAGGGTAAAAATAAGAGGAGTTAGTTTAGCCAATCGATGTTTCTTATGTAATCAGCAAGAAGATGTGGCCTATATCTGTACAATGTAAAGTGACAATAGAAACATGGAACCTAGTGTTTTGGTAAATGCAGAATTCCTGGCTTGGGCTGAAAGATGAATTTCAGGCATGGTACAACGAAATTCAAGTGTAAATGGTTAGCCAAATGTTGGAAGACTACTACTTCTCCTTTCTTCTACTAAAAGGATTGACGGTGCAGAAACATGCTTGCACATAATGGGCGGAATGGAGGTTTAGGAAAGAAGACACTGGGTTTGATGTAGAGTTGATATAACGAGGTGTTTATGGCTCTCAAATGGAAGCATTTGGAGAAAAGACCGGACCAAGATTTGGATGGATATAGTCTTAGTATGGATTGCATATCAAGAAGAAGTAAATGCAAAGAACTCCATGTAGATTGGAAAGGTTAACAATTTTACCTGGTTCTTCGTTTTCTTAAGCattcttatttttctgataaaCGGTTGAACCCTTTCTGTGTCCCCTAAACCACAGCGAAGCGAAACGATTGCTGACGCATTGGAGAAGTGCCTAGTACTTATTGAGGAGAAATGTGCTATAGTAGCATTACACCTTCATATGCATGGCATTAGACGCTAGTCCCTTCGAGCTTGACCATGTTTTTTGtccaaaaataatataaatgaGATACCTAAGGCTGTCGCAGAAACAGCTGACGAATAACTAGTGAAGTCAATAATAAATACAGCTAGCAAGTATCTCCATACAAATCTCAAGCCtccacaaaaatgaaatggtTAAGATAACcaggaaaaagcaaaaaatggcATCACCTCACATTTACTGTTTTGTATGGTCACCAACGTTATGCCTTCGTTCCTATTAATATTAACCATTTAATCAAAAGAACCCagtacaaaataaaaagaaaggaaattcgCACTCATGAGACATGCAGCAAAATTCTGCTGCCCATCAGATTTAAACGTTCATCCTTCTGGCAAATCCTTCAAGCTCCAACATCAAGCTCCACGCCCATCACTTCCACGCCCATCACTGAGGGCCGGGTAAGCTCCTCATCCTCTTTGGGGGTGTGGATGGTAACAAGGTCAGGAAGAGGCGTAGTTGGACCCTGCTTGCCCTTCGGATCCCAGTCCAACATGATCTTAACCTTAATTCCAAGCACTCCCTGTTCATGAGCAATAACAAATATTAAGCTTCAGAAAAGGATAGTTATCTTGGTTCATTACTAGAAAAGAAAACTACTACAGGAATCAAATTTTCGCAATCCAAATGGCAATCCATTGTGGTGATGAGacacacaaaacaaaagaacaacgACAAGGCAGGGGGAACAACGACAAGGCAGGGGAAGACAGAAATTTTCTTTGGGGGTCCGAgctatattttaaaaaaaaaaagttacccgAGCCAAACCAGtatgtttaaaaatttctaaaggGGGCAATCTGTTTTGTACATTATGACACTTCTTTCTGTTTTGGAAAAATCACTGGAGGGGCCATAACCCCTGGCCTGCCCcttcttggctccgcccttgcaAGAAGGCCTTCATGGCTTTATCATTTACCTGTCTTAGCAAAACGTGTCTGACAGCTGAATCAATATACTCATTAACAGGCTGTCCAGATGAAATCATATAGCCGTCCTTGAACTTCATTGACTTCGCTCGTTGTGCTCTGAGTTTTCCGCTCACAATAACCTACAAAATGAAATGTTTGTTTAATACTAACACAAACACCCTCCCCAACATGAAGGCAGAAAAACCTACCTCACATCCTTTAGCTCCGCTTTCCATGACGAAGCGTAGGACACCATAGCAAGCCCTGCCAGAAATATGAAAATCTAGAATGTCAAGGAAAAGGTAATTGAAACTTCAGCCTAACGAATTTCATTGAGAGGatatcctgtttttttttttgcattgctGACTTTCAGATTTTAGATGCAACCCATGAGAATGTAACTCAATTAGGAAAGAAAATACCAACAAGACATAAcgagaagaaaggaaacaaa encodes the following:
- the LOC116262709 gene encoding 40S ribosomal protein S3-3-like, yielding MATQISKKRKFVADGVFYAELNEVLTRELAEDGYSGVEVRVTPMRTEIIIRATRTQNVLGEKGRRIRELTSVVQKRFSFPEGSVELYAEKVNNRGLCAIAQAESLRYKLLGGLAVRRACYGVLRFVMESGAKGCEVIVSGKLRAQRAKSMKFKDGYMISSGQPVNEYIDSAVRHVLLRQGVLGIKVKIMLDWDPKGKQGPTTPLPDLVTIHTPKEDEELTRPSVMGVEVMGVELDVGA